The Pseudarthrobacter sulfonivorans genome includes a window with the following:
- a CDS encoding VOC family protein yields the protein MRHNQLLKSRTKELPARTMSMHHVCLVVSDIADTRDFYVNVLGFEEIHRPTDFVFHGAYFHNGDVEVHVVQESEPGRLSRHAPEWGGEELRTGLCHHFAVMVDSFEPFLAAMRERGLERAGGPRVRDDYVEQIYIADPDGHVIELLYQHTPEAGHARRIEIFDLGIAVPVAPGHHVLDPRAKYGVHYAG from the coding sequence ATGCGCCACAACCAGCTCCTCAAGTCCCGCACTAAGGAATTGCCGGCACGAACCATGAGCATGCATCATGTGTGCCTCGTTGTCTCCGACATTGCCGACACCAGGGATTTCTACGTCAACGTCCTCGGATTCGAGGAGATCCACCGGCCCACAGACTTTGTGTTCCACGGCGCGTACTTCCATAACGGCGATGTTGAAGTTCACGTAGTCCAGGAATCCGAACCAGGACGGCTGTCCCGTCATGCGCCGGAGTGGGGTGGCGAGGAACTGCGCACTGGGCTGTGCCATCACTTCGCGGTCATGGTGGATTCGTTTGAGCCGTTCCTGGCGGCAATGCGGGAGCGGGGGCTGGAGCGTGCGGGTGGACCACGGGTCCGTGACGACTACGTGGAGCAGATCTACATTGCCGATCCCGACGGCCACGTCATCGAACTCCTTTATCAGCACACCCCAGAAGCCGGCCATGCCCGGCGCATCGAAATCTTCGATCTGGGCATCGCCGTTCCCGTAGCTCCTGGACACCACGTGCTCGACCCGCGCGCCAAGTACGGGGTGCATTACGCGGGTTAG
- the mptB gene encoding polyprenol phosphomannose-dependent alpha 1,6 mannosyltransferase MptB, protein MTAGGSHIGTSESVPGPSKKTAAGAELPEAAAPALAPPPKRRVYIATWQGFLGALMMFVGSIGTGWIANGSPMIRQPVVIALRTEGWGVTLSTVLLTVGAMLLMRSWLRLGQRLDDWGEHSLRSVVIAISAWSLPLLLAVPIFSRDVYAYTGQGRLVMEGQNPYAVGISTLNNWFALGADPAWAENRTPYGPYFLWLARGVVELTGAQPDVSVLLFRLIAGVGVLLCVIYVPKLAELHGINGARALWIAVANPLFLISFVASAHNDALMVGLAVAGVYFAATKRYLAGILLVTASIGIKPITVLLLPFIGVMWAGHAASWTRKFLIWGATAGISFAVLAVSGIPYNLGLGWVWAIMDPTPGYTGYSPSGFLGQQVEFLGNVLGLPGGTIADLLRTGMKWAAIGLVLLLMFRGDYSRAVRRLALAFAAVVMLSPIIQPWYILWFVPFLAATGIRNDWQIRCLYVGVTFFVVFGAQDQLSVWSFVELAIDASSLAFVTALLFTFYLLVLDIHTRKLLIEGKPSDWARRGWRWVLDQRRSTR, encoded by the coding sequence ATGACGGCAGGCGGTTCACACATCGGCACTTCGGAGAGCGTCCCCGGTCCGTCGAAAAAGACGGCTGCCGGCGCGGAGCTCCCGGAGGCTGCCGCGCCCGCCCTAGCTCCCCCCCCGAAGCGCCGGGTGTACATCGCCACCTGGCAGGGGTTCCTCGGCGCCCTCATGATGTTTGTGGGCTCGATCGGAACGGGCTGGATCGCCAACGGCTCACCCATGATCCGCCAGCCGGTGGTCATCGCGCTGCGGACCGAGGGCTGGGGCGTTACGTTGTCCACCGTGCTCCTGACGGTAGGCGCCATGCTCCTGATGCGGTCCTGGCTCCGGCTGGGCCAGCGCCTGGACGACTGGGGCGAACACTCGCTGCGGTCGGTGGTCATAGCCATTTCCGCCTGGTCCCTGCCGCTCCTGCTGGCCGTCCCCATCTTCTCCCGCGATGTCTATGCCTATACCGGCCAGGGCCGCCTGGTCATGGAAGGCCAGAACCCTTACGCCGTGGGCATTTCCACCCTCAACAACTGGTTTGCCCTCGGCGCGGACCCGGCGTGGGCCGAGAACAGGACCCCCTACGGGCCCTACTTCCTGTGGCTCGCCCGCGGCGTGGTGGAGCTGACAGGGGCGCAGCCCGATGTGTCCGTCCTGCTGTTCCGCCTGATCGCCGGCGTCGGGGTTCTGCTCTGCGTCATTTACGTGCCCAAGCTGGCCGAACTGCACGGCATCAACGGAGCGCGGGCACTCTGGATCGCGGTGGCCAACCCGCTGTTCCTCATCAGTTTCGTGGCCAGCGCCCACAACGACGCGCTGATGGTGGGCCTCGCCGTCGCCGGTGTCTACTTCGCCGCGACGAAGCGCTACCTGGCCGGAATCCTCCTTGTCACGGCCTCCATCGGGATCAAGCCGATCACCGTGCTGCTCCTGCCGTTCATCGGGGTCATGTGGGCGGGGCACGCCGCCTCGTGGACGCGGAAGTTCCTTATTTGGGGAGCGACGGCGGGAATCAGTTTCGCCGTTCTGGCCGTCAGCGGGATCCCGTACAACCTCGGGTTGGGCTGGGTCTGGGCCATCATGGACCCGACGCCGGGTTACACCGGCTATTCGCCGTCGGGGTTCCTGGGGCAGCAGGTTGAGTTCCTCGGCAACGTGCTGGGACTGCCGGGCGGCACCATCGCGGACCTCTTGCGGACCGGCATGAAGTGGGCGGCCATCGGGCTGGTGCTGCTGCTGATGTTCCGTGGCGATTACTCGCGGGCGGTGCGCCGGCTGGCCCTGGCGTTCGCCGCCGTCGTGATGCTTTCGCCCATCATCCAGCCCTGGTACATTCTCTGGTTTGTGCCGTTCCTTGCCGCCACCGGCATCCGGAACGACTGGCAGATCCGGTGTCTCTACGTGGGCGTGACGTTTTTTGTGGTGTTCGGAGCCCAGGACCAGCTCTCGGTCTGGTCCTTTGTGGAGCTGGCCATTGACGCGTCGTCGCTGGCTTTCGTGACGGCGCTGCTGTTCACGTTCTATCTGCTGGTCCTGGACATCCACACGCGGAAGCTGCTGATCGAGGGCAAACCCTCGGACTGGGCCCGGCGTGGTTGGCGCTGGGTCCTGGACCAGCGCCGCAGCACTAGATAG